One genomic window of Quercus robur chromosome 6, dhQueRobu3.1, whole genome shotgun sequence includes the following:
- the LOC126733034 gene encoding dof zinc finger protein DOF5.7-like → MMSQDNIPAKPVTKDENQGSAGSRKTAAARPPEQGLKCPRCDSPNTKFCYYNNYSLTQPRHFCKTCRRYWTKGGALRNVPIGGGCRKNKKVKSSSRLSCDSKDSGSSSSEIGGLKFFHGLSPTAMDFQLGGLSFPRLHHSPTTGVYNQFSSFGLGDVSANLASGSVTSPCFALDPSGTSNSLMGFNYPNNSGVGFSAPAQNTSTLNVHSSLASSIESLSSINQDLHWKLQQQRLAMLFGGDTHKDNSVSSVPLENHAQKPQPIVFQNLEISKPEACGVENSRKEGGTSGDTPTEWFFGNSYGSVTPTPTDSEGNRGNDNASNWNGIQAWGGDLQQYSALP, encoded by the coding sequence ATGATGTCACAAGATAACATTCCGGCGAAGCCCGTGACAAAAGATGAGAACCAAGGCTCCGCCGGTAGCCGGAAAACAGCGGCGGCAAGGCCACCAGAGCAAGGTCTAAAGTGCCCACGTTGTGACTCACCAAACACTAAATTCTGCTACTACAACAACTACAGTCTCACACAGCCAAGGCATTTCTGCAAGACTTGTAGAAGGTACTGGACAAAAGGTGGGGCCTTGAGAAACGTTCCCATTGGTGGTGGTTGCCGGAAAAACAAGAAGGTCAAGTCATCTTCAAGGCTGTCTTGTGACTCCAAAGACTCTGGTTCATCATCTTCAGAGATCGGTGGTTTGAAATTCTTCCATGGTTTATCTCCTACAGCCATGGATTTTCAACTTGGTGGGCTATCATTCCCAAGACTTCATCACTCTCCAACTACTGGTGTTTACAACcagttttcttcttttggacTCGGAGATGTTTCTGCTAATTTGGCTTCTGGAAGTGTTACTAGTCCTTGCTTTGCTCTTGATCCATCTGGAACCTCTAATTCTCTGATGGGTTTTAATTATCCTAATAATAGCGGTGTTGGTTTTAGTGCTCCAGCTCAGAACACGAGCACTCTCAACGTTCACAGCAGTCTTGCTTCTTCTATAGAATCTCTGAGTTCTATAAACCAAGACTTGCACTGGAAGCTGCAACAGCAGAGGCTAGCTATGCTATTTGGTGGAGATACTCACAAGGATAACAGCGTTTCCTCAGTTCCTCTTGAAAACCACGCACAGAAACCACAACCCATTGTTTTTCAGAACCTGGAGATTTCAAAACCGGAAGCTTGTGGTGTTGAAAACTCAAGAAAAGAAGGTGGTACAAGTGGTGACACACCAACTGAGTGGTTCTTTGGGAACTCTTATGGGTCAGTGACTCCTACTCCAACCGACAGTGAAGGCAATCGTGGTAATGACAACGCGAGCAACTGGAATGGAATTCAAGCATGGGGGGGTGACTTGCAACAATATAGTGCTTTGCCCTAG